A window of the Fusarium poae strain DAOMC 252244 chromosome 3, whole genome shotgun sequence genome harbors these coding sequences:
- a CDS encoding hypothetical protein (TransMembrane:12 (i187-207o269-293i314-337o343-359i371-395o407-427i448-466o486-505i542-562o568-591i612-638o644-662i)~BUSCO:9469at5125): MSGASRNDTYPYAFASTSASSSSQTPNSEDHDELDFLDDNASNDSGRGRARDRDHVLGEDPLQSNLSAPMTFKRRQGPSLWSAPSRLLSALTGSRSNASSRGGSPAVFPGSNISPRVEPVVFNEATKDGAPHDWYVEGPGRRVGYEDLTAIDWIFEYTKERQRLRMLYSSASGVIGPVRRLIDASQVWIVLLLTGMLVGAVAAGINVTTDWLGDLKEGYCSSGPEGGHFYLNKAFCCYGYDQGSKCDGWKSWGDAVGVHSKGGKWFVEYLFFVSLAMLFAYVSAVLVQEYAIYAKHSGIPEIKTVLGGFVIRRFLGIWTLITKSLGLSLAVASGMWLGKEGPLIHVACCCANVFTKLFRNINDNEARKREVLSAAAASGVSVAFGSPIGGVLFSLETLSYYFPDKTMWQSFVCAMTAAVVLQAFDPFRSGKLVLYQVHYSIGWHGFELLPYAILGVLGGIHGGLFIKLNMGIARWKKANRWIPGPFVQVLIVAFFTALINYPNFYMKLQTTELVSNLFSECSQVLDDPIGLCRTGAASAKTIVLLVFASVLGFFLAAVTFGLQIPAGIILPSMAIGALTGRAVGIIMEIWVTNHPGFFLFGSCEPDIPCVTPGTYAIVGAAASLAGVTRLTVSIVVIMFELTGALTYVLPIMIAVMISKWVGDAFSRRGIYESWIHFNEYPFLDNSENNDAIPDIPAAQVMTRIEDLVVLTATGHTISSLTTILEMHPYRGFPVISDPREAILLGYISRGELAYNLSAATQAPRSLPPETETFFSHQPMADPRTTLDLRPWMDQTPLTQFSRTSLHLVATYFQKLGLRYLLFSDRGVLQGLLTKKDVWYVLNGAEETRRTMGLAPTGAGHETGVADRAPDDNGGGESSGLLRGDGADDGDSIQGEEPML, encoded by the exons ATGTCTGGAGCGTCCCGAAACGATACCTACCCTTACGCCTTCGCTTCCACGTCCGCTTCGTCCTCGTCGCAAACGCCCAATTCCGAAGACCATGATGAGCTCGACTTTCTCGATGACAACGCCAGCAACGACAGTGGCCGTGGGAGGGCGCGCGATAGAGACCATGTGCTAGGCGAGGACCCCCTGCAAAGCAACTTGAGTGCGCCCATGACCTTCAAGCGAAGACAAGGCCCCTCATTGTGGTCTGCGCCCTCTCGACTTCTCTCCGCACTCACAGGCTCGCGATCCAATGCTTCATCGAGGGGGGGCTCGCCTGCCGTTTTCCCTGGCTCCAACATTTCCCCGCGCGTCGAACCTGTCGTCTTTAACGAAGCCACCAAGGATGGAGCGCCGCACGATTGGTACGTCGAGGGACCAGGACGTCGAGTCGGGTACGAGGATCTTACGGCCATTGATTGGATTTTTGAATACACAAAGGAGCGCCAGAGGTTGCGTATGCTCTACTCGAGTGCATCCGGCGTCATAGGTCCTGTGCGCCGGCTCATTGATGCTAGCCAAGTCTGGATCGTCCTGCTCTTGACAGGAATGCTCGTGGGAGCTGTCGCTGCAGGAATCAACGTTACAACCGATTGGCTTGGAGACTTGAAGGAGGGCTACTGTTCCAGCGGCCCGGAAGGAGGCCACTTCTACCTTAATAAGGCATTTTGCTGTTACGGCTACGACCAGGGTTCTAAGTGCGACGGCTGGAAGTCTTGGGGTGATGCTGTTGGTGTACATTCGAAAGGTGGCAAATGGTTTGTTGAATATTTGTTCTTTGTTTCTCTTGCG ATGCTGTTCGCTTATGTTTCTGCTGTCCTTGTCCAGGAATATGCGATTTACGCTAAGCATAGTGGTATCCCAGAGATCAAGACCGTCCTTGGAGGCTTCGTCATTCGAAGGTTCCTCGGAATCTGGACTCTTATAACCAAATCGCTGGGACTA TCTCTTGCCGTGGCATCGGGCATGTGGCTCGGAAAAGAAGGCCCCTTGATTCATGTCGCTTGCTGTTGTGCAAACGTCTTTACGAAGCTATTTCGAAACATCAATGACAACGAAG CTCGAAAACGTGAGGTTCTGTCAGCTGCTGCCGCTTCGGGTGTCTCAGTCGCCTTTGGATCGCCCATTGGCGGCGTCTTGTTCAGTCTGGAG ACCTTGTCTTATTACTTCCCCGACAAGACGATGTGGCAGAGCTTTGTCTGTGCCATGACTGCCGCTGTCGTTCTTCAAGCTTTCGATCCCTTCAGGTCTGGCAAACTTGTCTTGTATCAGGTCCACTACAGCATCGGATGGCATGGCTTTGAGCTGCTACCCTATGCCATATTGGGTGTTTTAGGT GGTATTCATGGTGGTCTCTTCATCAAGCTCAACATGGGTATCGCTCGCTGGAAAAAGGCAAACCGATGGATCCCTGGACCCTTTGTTCAGGTTCTCATCGTGGCTTTCTTCACTGCCCTTATAAACTACCCCAACTTCTACATGAAGCTTCAAACGACTGAGCTGGTCTCGAACCTTTTCTCTGAGTGCTCACAAGTTCTCGACGACCCAATCGGTCTCTGTAGAACAGGCGCCGCTTCGGCCAAAACTATTGTCCTCCTTGTCTTTGCATCAGTCTTGGGCTTCTTCCTTGCTGCTGTGACGTTTGGTCTGCAAATTCCTGCCGGTATTATTCTCCCCTCAATGGCTATTGGTGCCTTGACAGGTCGTGCCGTGGGTATTATCATGGAGATCTGGGTCACAAATCACCCaggcttcttcctctttggCTCATGCGAACCTGACATTCCCTGTGTAACGCCAGGCACATACGCCATCGTCGGCGCAGCAGCGTCTCTTGCTGGCGTCACTCGTCTAACAGTCTCCATCGTGGTCATCATGTTCGAACTCACTGGCGCTCTCACGTACGTGCTTCCCATCATGATTGCCGTCATGATATCAAAATGGGTAGGCGATGCATTTTCGCGTCGTGGTATCTACGAATCGTGGATCCACTTCAACGAGTACCCTTTCCTTGACAACAGCGAGAACAACGATGCCATCCCCGATATCCCCGCTGCACAAGTTATGACTCGCATTGAGGACCTTGTTGTCCTTACTGCCACAGGCCATACCATTTCCTCACTTACGACTATACTTGAGATGCACCCGTATCGTGGCTTTCCAGTCATATCAGATCCCAGAGAAGCTATTCTTCTTGGCTATATTTCTCGTGGCGAGCTTGCGTACAACCTCTCGGCTGCTACACAGGCACCTCGTTCGCTGCCCCCAGAGACGGAAACCTTTTTCTCCCATCAGCCCATGGCTGACCCGCGTACTACTCTTGATCTTCGTCCATGGATGGATCAAACGCCCCTCACTCAATTCTCACGTACAAGTCTCCACCTTGTCGCGACTTACTTCCAGAAACTTGGACTGCGGTATCTCCTGTTCAGCGATCGCGGCGTCCTTCAGGGTTTGTTGACAAAAAAGGATGTCTGGTATGTTCTCAATGGTGCCGAGGAGACACGTCGCACCATGGGCCTAGCACCAACTGGTGCTGGCCATGAGACTGGCGTGGCAGATAGGGCGCCAGACGACAACGGTGGCGGCGAAAGCAGCGGATTGCTGCGCGGTGACGGCGCTGATGACGGGGATAGTATACAAGGCGAGGAGCCGATGTTATGA
- a CDS encoding hypothetical protein (SECRETED:SignalP(1-17)), translated as MKLFSLLSLAGLAAACAHEHDDKQWTKEELDELEAKWGYEWPFAGINTFAHLKHVKCLTEPTEPFDIAIVGVPFDTAVSYRPGARFGPRAIRSASARQTSMRGFNPRAGINPYQNWAKVVDCGDVSVTPIDNGIAREQMTQAFKQLGQRRTVSALAPKARLVTLGGDHSLALPALRALNEIHGKPIQVLHFDAHLDTWNPAAYPSWWGATHFNHGSMFWMANQEGLLSNSSAERSVHAGLRTRLTGTDFSDHEDDTSQGWVRFTADDIDDLGTKGIIDGILKVLGTENPVYLSVDIDVLDPAFAPGTGTPEPGGWSTREFIRILRGLEGLNLVGADVVEVSPAYQNGGEETALAAAQVVYEIISSMVKRSLQDGGKEGNGGNAAVAKDEL; from the exons ATGAAGCTCTTCAGCCTCCTCTCATTGGCGGGTCTGGCAGCGGCTTGCGCTCATGAACATGACGATAAGCAGTGGACTAAGGAGGAACTCGACGAGCTCGAGGCGAAATGGGGCTACGAA TGGCCTTTTGCTGGCATCAACACCTTTGCCCATCTCAAACATGTCAAGTGTCTGACAGAACCTACTGAGCCATTCGATATCGCCATCGTCGGTGTCCCCTTTGATACAGCTGTGAGCTACCGTCCTGGAGCTCGCTTTGGACCTCGAGCAATCCGCTCAGCGTCTGCCCGCCAAACGTCGATGCGTGGCTTCAACCCTCGAGCTGGTATCAACCCGTACCAGAACTGGGCCAAGGTTGTTGACTGTGGTGACGTTTCTGTTACACCAATTGACAACGGTATTGCTCGTGAGCAGATGACTCAGGCGTTCAAGCAGCTTGGTCAGCGCAGGACCGTCTCCGCGCTGGCACCCAAGGCTCGTCTTGTGACGTTGGGTGGTGATCACTCCTTGGCTCTCCCTGCTTTACGAGCACTGAACGAAATTCATGGAAAGCCTATTCAGGTTTTGCACTTTGATG CTCATCTCGATACATGGAACCCAGCTGCCTATCCCTCTTGGTGGGGGGCTACTCACTTTAACCACGGCTCTATGTTCTGGATGGCAAACCAAGAAGGATTGCTCTCCAACTCATCTGCCGAGCGCTCTGTCCACGCTGGTCTGCGCACTCGTCTCACAGGCACCGACTTCTCCGACCACGAAGACGATACATCTCAAGGCTGGGTCCGTTTCACCGCCGACGACATCGATGACCTTGGAACAAAAGGCATCATCGACGGTATCCTCAAGGTTCTTGGTACTGAGAACCCCGTCTATCTCTCTGTGGACATTGACGTTCTTGACCCTGCCTTCGCGCCTGGCACAGGTACCCCTGAGCCTGGCGGTTGGTCAACTCGTGAATTCATCCGTATCCTTCGCGGACTTGAGGGCCTGAATCTTgtcggtgctgatgttgtCGAAGTATCCCCCGCTTACCAGAATGGAGGCGAGGAGACGGCCCTGGCTGCTGCCCAGGTTGTCTATGAGATCATTAGCTCTATGGTCAAGAGGAGTCTTCAAGATGGTGGTAAGGAGGGCAACGGCGGCAATGCTGCTGTGGCAAAGGACGAGCTGTGA
- a CDS encoding hypothetical protein (TransMembrane:10 (i21-44o64-87i99-120o126-144i156-178o184-204i302-323o338-357i366-388o440-463i)): MSLLRWTQRDKPPVLLKVRSSAGLIVTTCSFAIFTDIFLYGVIVPILPFSFEERVGISPDKVQYWVSIALAVFGAALLAGSPVWGYLADRNHNRKVPMLIGLVVLCGATVFLCVGRTLALFMVGRALQGISAALTWTVGLALVVDTVDKEHIGKAMGWISTACSLGILVAPLLGGVVYGKGGYYSVFAMCFGLLAVDIALRLAIIEVKDAKVWLDRTGTSSADPECVLEGPIEPKGDKTEDVPVRTTDEQAKQVSDPSRSPIKTLVKLLKQPRFLAALWGTFVQALINTALESTLPLLTHEIFGWDSIGAGLIFLPLILPSFLGPVVGMIGDRYGPKWLASFGFLFATPFVVCLMFVDENTVQDKILLCGLLAGVGITMACIFGPLMAEITWAVQGEDGTGGAGQIAQAYGLYNMAYSGGSLVGPIMGGMVKDSSGWGTVGWSLGIVVFVSGIPTFLYTGGPLKQNFKIKDRRRSPTGD, from the exons ATGAGTTTGCTCAGATGGACTCAGAGGGACAAGCCTCCGGTCCTGCTCAAGGTGAGATCCTCAGCTGGTCTCATCGTCACCACCTGTTCCTTTGCCATCTTCACT GACATCTTCCTGTACGGTGTCATTGTTCCTATTCTCCCATTCTCTTTCGAGGAACGGGTTGGTATCAGTCCAGACAAAGTGCAGTATTGGGTTTCGATAGCATTGGCCGTTTTTGGTGCTGCCCTCTTGGCAGGCTCTC CTGTTTGGGGCTATTTGGCGGATAGAAACCACAACCGTAAGGTACCCATGCTGATAGGTCTCGTCGTACTATGCGGAGCTACCGTCTTTCTGTGCGTTGGCCGCACGCTCGCTCTGTTCATGGTTGGCCGTGCTCTGCAAGGTATATCAGCGGCACTGACTTGGACTGTTGGCCTCGCGTTGGTCGTTGATACTGTCGACAAAGAGCACATTGGTAAAGCTATGGGCTGGATCAGCACTGCGTGTAGCCTGGGTATCTTGGTGGCACCTCTGCTGGGTGGTGTTGTCTATGGCAAAGGTGGCTACTATTCTGTTTTTGCAATGTGCTTTGGTCTGCTTGCCGTAGATATTGCCCTCCGTCTTGCAATCATTGAAGTCAAGGACGCCAAAGTTTGGCTCGATAGAACGGGAACATCATCCGCAGATCCAGAATGCGTTTTGGAAGGGCCAATCGAACCAAAGGGCGACAAGACTGAAGATGTACCTGTTCGGACAACCGACGAACAGGCTAAGCAAGTATCAGACCCATCTCGCTCACCTATCAAGACTCTGGTCAAGCTTTTGAAGCAGCCCCGATTCTTGGCTGCTCTGTGGGGAACATTTGTTCAGGCACTCATCAACACGGCACTTGAAAGTACGCTTCCTCTCCTCACGCACGAGATCTTTGGATGGGACTCGATAGGAGCGGGTTTGATCTTTCTGCCTTTGATTCTGCCGTCTTTCCTCGGTCCTGTGGTTGGCATGATTGGCGATCGATATGGGCCCAAATGGCTCGCTTCTTTTGGCTTTCTCTTCGCAACGCCCTTTGTTGTGTGCCTAATGTTTGTCGACGAAAACACCGTACAGGACAAGATCCTATTGTGTGGTCTCCTCGCTGGTGTAGGTATCACAATGGCCTGCATCTTCGGTCCGCTAATGGCCGAGATCACATGGGCAGTTCAAGGCGAGGATGGAACTGGCGGTGCAGGCCAGATTGCTCAGGCGTATGGTTTGTACAACATGGCTTACTCGGGAGGATCTTTGGTAGGGCCTATCATGGGCGGAATGGTCAAGGATAGTTCCGGATGGGGCACTGTTGGCTGGAGTTTGGGTATAGTTGTGTTTGTGTCAGGCATTCCAACATTTTTGTATACGGGTGGACCTCTCAAACAAAACTTCAAGATCAAAGATCGAAGAAGAAGTCCAACTGGTGATTAA
- the CDC42 gene encoding Rho GTPase encodes MAVVATIKCVVVGDGAVGKTCLLISYTTNKFPSEYVPTVFDNYAVTVMIGDEPYTLGLFDTAGQEDYDRLRPLSYPQTDVFLVCFSVTSPASFENVREKWFPEVRHHCPGVPCLIVGTQVDLRDDPSVREKLSKQKMQPVRREDGERMAKDLGAVKYVECSALTQYKLKDVFDEAIVAALEPPAPKKKSHKCLVL; translated from the exons ATGGCGGTTGTCGCTACTATCAA GTGCGTCGTCGTTGGTGACGGTGCTGTTGGAAAGACTTGTCTTCTCATCAGCTATACAACAAACAAATTCCCATCCGAATATGTCCCGACTGTCTTCGACAACTACGCTGTCACTGTTAT GATCGGTGATGAGCCATACACTCTCGGACTATTCGATACTGCTGGTCAAGAAGATTACGACCGGCTGCGACCTCTGTCATATCCCCAAACCGATGTCTTCCTTGTTTGCTTTTCCGTCACCTCGCCCGCTTCATTTGAAAACGTTCGCGAGAAATGGTTCCCCGAGGTCCGCCACCACTGCCCTGGTGTTCCCTGCTTGATTGTTGGCACTCAGGTCGACTTGAGAGATGATCCCAGCGTCCGTGAGAAGCTGTCAAAGCAGAAGATGCAGCCAGTGCGACGAGAGGACGGTGAGCGAATGGCCAAAGACCTAGGTGCGGTCAAGTATGTCGAGTGCAGTGCCCTTACCCAGTACAAACTTAAGGATGTGTTTGACGAG GCTATTGTGGCTGCTCTCGAACCCCCCGCcccaaagaagaagtcaCACAAGTGCCTCGTCCTATAA
- a CDS encoding hypothetical protein (BUSCO:57498at5125), with protein sequence MDQQHIDKLLERYLGLLDEYTQLRQSLSQLQSGIYQNIARANFSGERGMRYGQDQYDERMQAIRLLSIGQNEHQAPIFSLFNAPEEEEEEEKGEERDESSVTDGPKSETGEEKQSEKKRRNKNPLHWFGLFAPMSLRTAQTQSINAVEDIIPRIVSINAEMLDVEIEVRRARKRRAKAEMAEKKTAQATTDIQSQSPALEASQ encoded by the coding sequence ATGGATCAGCAACACATTGACAAGCTTCTTGAACGCTATCTCGGCCTGCTGGATGAATATACCCAACTACGCCAATCATTGTCGCAACTGCAGTCTGGTATCTATCAGAACATTGCTCGTGCAAATTTTTCTGGAGAGAGAGGCATGAGATACGGCCAGGACCAGTACGATGAAAGAATGCAAGCCATACGGCTTCTATCTATTGGCCAAAATGAGCATCAAGCCCCGATTTTCTCACTCTTCAATGCccctgaggaggaggaggaagaagagaaaggggaAGAGCGGGACGAAAGCTCGGTCACTGACGGTCCAAAGTCAGAGACTGGAGAAGAAAAGCAATCAGAAAAGAAGCGCAGGAACAAGAACCCTCTGCACTGGTTTGGCTTATTTGCTCCCATGAGTCTCCGTACAGCTCAAACACAATCTATAAATGCAGTAGAGGATATCATTCCCAGGATCGTCTCTATCAACGCTGAAATGCTTGATGTCGAAATTGAAGTACGACGAGCCCGAAAACGTCGTGCCAAAGCAGAGATGGCAGAGAAAAAGACAGCTCAAGCCACAACGGATATTCAGTCACAAAGTCCAGCACTTGAGGCATCGCAATGA